From a single Sorghum bicolor cultivar BTx623 chromosome 5, Sorghum_bicolor_NCBIv3, whole genome shotgun sequence genomic region:
- the LOC8082078 gene encoding platelet glycoprotein Ib alpha chain, with the protein MEKKPANATTPPPAPPPTEPTPPMPMSSPATPPPLSTPSVPAPATTVVDPLHPGSCDHRRVSARAVVLHPDNSLCALPFLPGEDARHTVVAIGHPVSAVDACKLRSMAVVYISRSRSRPPFSACCGDRVFIRIETLGSLVPFLLVPA; encoded by the exons ATGGAGAAGAAACCGGCCAACGCGACAACCCCgccgccagcgccgccgccgacggaGCCCACCCCTCCCATGCCTATGTCGTCCCCCGCAACGCCGCCACCGTTGTCGACCCCCTCCGTCCCGGCTCCCGCGACCACCGTCGTCGACCCCCTCCATCCCGGCTCCTGCGACCACCGCCGCGTCTCTGCCCGCGCCGTCGTCCTccaccccgacaactccctctGCGCCCTCCCCTTCCTCCCTGGGGAAGACGCCCGCCACACCGTCGTCGCCATCGGACACCCCGTCTCCGCCGTCGACGCCTGCAAGCTCCGTTCCATGGCGGTGGTCTACATCTCGAGATCCAGATCTCGTCCGCCGTTCTCAGCTTGCTGCGGGGACCGT GTCTTCATTCGGATAGAGACGCTCGGCTCTCTTGTCCCCTTCCTTTTAGTGCCTGCATAG
- the LOC8070195 gene encoding protein NSP-INTERACTING KINASE 3 produces MARELRLVQDDILRKVTIGSFATNVVQLGITLMTIAQASAPAPHPQNRSEKDKTKLSTGCGVPSDHLSGLRKFNLSELEVATQNFSVEKLIGRGGYGAVFKGVLRNGQVVAIKDMRISVVNGGDEVLHNEIKIGRKLQHRNVVKTLGYCIDDQMVSVWHEGQEVEAVKQRRLLVNGYLPNGSLNRTILQGTQGICWPFCFRILQGIAQGLHYLHEQNILHLDPKPENIIFDSDMNPVIIDFGLSVVLDNEDDIVTLEPVGTLGYMAPEYINNGVVSKKQDVFAFGVVLLQTIFRGCAKVDFQDYYYRDADSKWDGVLQQDVDKIKEIFDPTLVEESELADVARCLMVGLLCREFDPADRPTMAEVLDMLNGEKEVPAPKDKPI; encoded by the exons ATGGCCAGGGAGCTGCGCCTGGTGCAGGACGACATCTTGCGCAAAGTCACCATAGGCTCCTTCGCAACCAATGTAGTCCAGCTTGGAATTACCTTGATGACCATTGCACAGGCTAGCGCTCCTGCTCCGCATCCACAAAACAG ATCCGAGAAAGATAAAACTAAGCTATCAACAGGATGTGGGGTGCCATCTGATCACTTATCTG GGTTAAGGAAATTTAATTTGTCTGAATTGGAGGTTGCTACACAGAACTTTTCTGTGGAAAAATTGATTGGTAGGGGTGGCTACGGTGCTGTTTTCAAG GGCGTATTGCGCAATGGACAAGTGGTTGCCATAAAGGATATGAGAATTTCTGTGGTTAATGGTGGAGATGAGGTCCTGCATAATGAAATTAAGATTGGTCGAAAGCTTCAGCACAGAAATGTAGTTAAAACTCTGGGATATTGCATCGACGACCAAATGGTTTCGGTTTGGCATGAGGGCCAAGAAGTGGAAGCAGTAAAACAACGTCGCCTTCTGGTCAATGGATACCTGCCAAACGGAAGTTTGAATCGAACGATTCTACAGG GGACACAAGGTATTTGTTGGCCCTTCTGCTTTAGAATACTTCAAGGGATAGCGCAGGGCCTCCATTACCTACATGAGCAGAACATACTCCACCTAGACCCgaaaccagaaaacatcatcttcgaTTCCGACATGAATCCTGTGATCATTGATTTTGGATTATCAGTTGTGCTGGATAATGAGGATGACATCGTTACACTTGAACCAGTGGGCACATT GGGATATATGGCTCCAGAATATATTAACAACGGTGTGGTGTCAAAGAAACAGGACGTGTTTGCTTTTGGTGTCGTCCTCCTTCAGACCATTTTCCGAGGATGCGCTAAAGTTGATTTTCAAGACTACTACTACCGTGATGCGGATAGTAAATGG GATGGCGTACTGCAGCAAGATGTGGACAAAATCAAAGAAATATTCGATCCCACACTCGTTGAAGAATCTGAGTTAGCGGATGTAGCGAGGTGCCTAATGGTAGGGCTGCTGTGCAGAGAGTTTGATCCGGCAGACCGTCCGACAATGGCGGAGGTTCTCGACATGCTAAACGGCGAGAAAGAGGTGCCAGCCCCAAAAGACAAACCAATATAG